Sequence from the Aspergillus nidulans FGSC A4 chromosome III genome:
AGTATTCATGGTGAAATATCGATATCGCCGACTTTCTCTCAGGAGAGTCGTTTTGTGCGATTCTGGGTGAGACGATGCGCATCCGGAATGCGGTGCGTCATGCCACAGATCTGGACGGAATCGTTCTCGCGCAAGGAGGGTTTAGATGTTAACTCTATTCCCGGCGAATGATCTGTCTGGTATTTTAGCATGCTTACGGCTCGAACTTTCGGGTCGTTAGACGAAGATGGGCCCGATCTTTTTACCTTGCGTAATCGATCTCGGGGGGGATGGACGGACCTTGGAACGCGGattgctttttttcttttaaCTTCATGGATTCGAAACAAAGTCTAACATACCGCCGCCTCACCATAGTCCAGCAAGTCTGCATTCCCACTGCAATTCTCAATGTCGACGTTCTCTGCCAGGCCAAGTCTGGTCTTGGAAAAACCGCTGTTTTCGTCCTCACCACTCTTCATCAACTGGAGCCTGTTCCTGGAGAGTGCTCCGTTCTAGTTATGTGCCACACTCGCGAGTTGGCCTACCAGATCAAGAACGAATATGCTCGATTCAGCAAGTACCTTCCCGACGTGAAGACTGCTGTTTTCTACGGAGGTACTCCCATCCAGAAGGATATCGAGGTCCTGTCGAACAAGGACACCTTCCCTAACATCATCGTCGGTACTCCCGGTCGTCTTAACGCTCTCGTCCGCGACAAGAAGCTCTCTCTCCGCAACGTTAAGGCTTTCGTTCTGGACGAGTGTGACAAAATGCTCGACCAAATTGGTAGGTCTTTTAACCCTAATTCCCAAAGCCGGTCACCGCTCACCCCATTAGATATGCGCCGCGATGTTCAGGAAATTTTCCGCGCTACTCCCACCGACAAGCAGGTTATGATGTTCAGTGCCACCCTTTCGCAGGACGTTCGACCTATCTGCAAGAAGTTCATGAGGAACCCGCTCGAAGTTTACGTCGACGACGACACCAAGCTTACTCTTCACGGTCTGCAGCAATACTACATCAAACTCAGTGAGGCagaaaagaacaggaagctGAATGAGCTCCTCGACAGCCTGGAATTCAACCaggtcatcatcttcgtcaagaGCACAATCCGTGCCAACGAGCTCGACAAGTTACTGCGCGAGTGTAACTTCCCCAGTATCGCCGTGCACTCTGGTGTTAGCCCAGGAAGAACGGTAAGTATCCTTGACCGCAGAACACGAAGTTTAGTACTAACGACCCACCAGTATCAAGCGCTACAAAGAGTTCAAGGAATTCAACAAGCGTATCTGTGTCGCCACAGACGTGTTCGGACGCGGTATCGATATTGAGCGGATCAACCTTGCCATCAATTACGATCTGCCTGCAGATGCCGACTCTTACCTGCACCGTGTAGGTCGCGCCGGTCGTTTCGGTACCAAGGGtctttccatctccttcgTCAGCACTCCGGAGGATGAGCAGGTCCTGAAGGATATCGAGAAGCGATTCGAAGTCGCTCTTCCTGAGTACCCCGAAGAGGGCGTCGACTCTAGCACCTACATGGCTTAGACGCTTAATCATCCGATTCTTCAGAGTGCTCACTGCTTCTTTTACTATCTATTTCGTCAGtttgtttttgcttttggCGCGATGGTTCGGCTGTGATTTGTTGATGCGCTGGGAAGGGCATCCGGGACATCTGGGTCGAAAACTGTACTTGCAATAAAATAAAATCATTAAATTATTTCCCAATTTCTCGGTTTGACCTCGTAGTCTAGTCTCCGGTGTAAAATCATCTGTTTACCCAAAACGCTTCTCGGTGCTCCATCACTCATTGTTAACTGTAGGTCGACCTGCCGATTGCTTGACAAGCATCCATATCCAATCTACTATCCACAGAAGAGCAGCTTAGGTCCTAATCTAATGTTTGCTTTTCTCCCCTCGATTCTTCTGcaacttcttcgccctctcaACCCAGTTCATCGCTGCAAGAGACACTCCGCCATCGCGAGCACACTCCCTCCCCACGATCGCGGCGACTCTTGCCAatacctcctcttctgtaGCCTTGTTACACTCTTCATGTTCACTCGTACTCCCTGCTAAACGAGGCCCAGATGATTTGGACAAAGATATCCCCCCAATAACCCCAATATTCCGCGTACTCGGAATTCGCATTAGTGTCTTTACTACGACGGCATCACCAGCGTCATTCTTATTCCCATTCTTAGCCTCCCTACCAGCCTTACCAGCGGCGCCAGTGCCAGTAGCAGACCCAGTAGCTACCTCATTTGCGATGGCAACGAGTTTATCCGTGAGGCTGCCATACGTCGACTGTGAAAAAGCCTTGTTAGTGAGGGTTTTGGGCAGCGAGTTTATCCTTCCGCATTTGCTCAAGGTCACCTGTTTCTGgattcttttccttttcttcgcCCTTTCGTTCTTTCATGTCCTCTGAGCtaccctcttcatcctgtGAATGAGTCCCGTTTTCGCCTTGTTGTTTTTGAGGGTTTTGAGTAGCTGAGGGCCTAGCTGACTGGGGCCGGAACCGGTGTCGCGCCCCAGAAAGGGAATGTGAGCAGCAGGGAATAGCCAGAAAGGGGGGAGGGTTTgcggggttgaggagggttGATAGGATGGGTGTCCAGAGAGTAAGTTCGTCGGCGTGGTTTGAGATAATGAAGGTATCTTTAGGGAGGTTGGAAAGGGAGGTACTGGTGCTGGTGCCAGAATTAGGGCCATTGCTCTGCCCGGACTGAGGTTCTGAGAGTGGTGATTGCATCGAAGCATCCTGGTTCTTGTTCTGGATTGGACCTTGGTTTTGCGCAGCAAGGACATCCATAAAGGGCTTCGGGATATAAATTTCCTCCTTCAACCGTTCCT
This genomic interval carries:
- a CDS encoding ATP-dependent RNA helicase SUB2 (transcript_id=CADANIAT00006347); its protein translation is MSHEEDLIDYSDEELQTTDAAATTATPAANGGQAKKDGELTVTGGRADKKGSYVGIHSTGFRDFLLKGELLRAITDCGFEHPSEVQQVCIPTAILNVDVLCQAKSGLGKTAVFVLTTLHQLEPVPGECSVLVMCHTRELAYQIKNEYARFSKYLPDVKTAVFYGGTPIQKDIEVLSNKDTFPNIIVGTPGRLNALVRDKKLSLRNVKAFVLDECDKMLDQIDMRRDVQEIFRATPTDKQVMMFSATLSQDVRPICKKFMRNPLEVYVDDDTKLTLHGLQQYYIKLSEAEKNRKLNELLDSLEFNQVIIFVKSTIRANELDKLLRECNFPSIAVHSGVSPGRTYQALQRVQGIQQAYLCRHRRVRTRYRY